The Peribacillus sp. FSL E2-0218 genome contains a region encoding:
- a CDS encoding spore coat associated protein CotJA — MTRDKSFTLVKSYKPFHSKFDPCPPIGRKYYRTPPHLYINFQPPNLEQFTPEEALKYGTLWKFFYDYYDNPYRERES; from the coding sequence GTGACGCGCGATAAATCCTTTACATTAGTCAAATCATATAAACCTTTTCATAGTAAGTTTGATCCTTGTCCCCCCATAGGGAGGAAATACTACAGAACGCCACCCCATTTATATATCAATTTTCAACCTCCGAACCTGGAGCAATTCACACCAGAGGAAGCACTGAAATACGGGACGTTATGGAAGTTTTTTTATGATTATTATGATAATCCATATCGGGAAAGGGAGTCGTAA
- a CDS encoding MFS transporter, whose protein sequence is MEKQIRANIVSLKVFYLFSFFAVGSLTPLLSVYLANEAGLSGLEIGSIMSVGPIVMILFQPIWGIVCDWSGKPAKILALTSLLAGVFGLGYLLFEPYLLLVAVAIALAVFQSAIIPVSDSITLQYTTRIKSNYGKIRLFGSLGFGVAVFMMGKLSESFIGPAVIFYAFFFGLLVAAILALRLPEEPPKGKVKVFSGMKELFKMKRFLIFLAITFLLFGPNLANNVYYGLFVEARGGTYTGIGIAFLLAVLSEIPFMRMAGSWIHRIGLLPITLLAGAGSLIRWGLYFSEPSLATVYVTSVIQGFSLGLFIPAALQYIRKVVPAHITVTAITLYSAIGNGLGNWFSTFTGGIILDHSGIYAVYFFYGVLTLIGMLLTIWLMRLDNEHKVPRIKADKLEM, encoded by the coding sequence TTGGAAAAACAAATACGAGCTAATATTGTAAGTTTAAAGGTGTTTTACCTATTTTCTTTTTTTGCTGTTGGAAGTTTAACGCCGCTGTTAAGCGTTTATTTAGCCAACGAAGCCGGCTTGTCCGGTCTTGAAATAGGATCGATTATGTCTGTAGGACCGATCGTGATGATCCTATTTCAGCCCATTTGGGGAATTGTCTGTGATTGGAGCGGAAAACCTGCAAAAATACTGGCATTGACCTCATTACTTGCTGGTGTATTCGGGTTAGGGTACTTGCTGTTCGAGCCCTATTTACTTTTAGTCGCCGTTGCGATTGCGTTGGCTGTCTTTCAAAGCGCCATCATTCCCGTCTCGGACAGCATCACGCTTCAATACACGACAAGAATCAAATCGAATTATGGGAAAATTCGTTTATTCGGTTCACTCGGTTTTGGTGTGGCCGTTTTTATGATGGGAAAGCTATCTGAATCGTTCATTGGTCCAGCGGTTATATTTTACGCCTTTTTCTTTGGTCTATTGGTTGCGGCCATTCTAGCACTCCGGTTGCCGGAAGAGCCGCCTAAAGGAAAGGTGAAGGTTTTCAGCGGGATGAAAGAATTGTTCAAAATGAAGAGATTCCTAATATTCCTTGCGATAACATTCCTGCTCTTTGGTCCGAATTTGGCAAATAACGTATATTATGGTTTATTTGTTGAGGCGAGAGGCGGGACATATACTGGAATCGGAATTGCCTTCCTCCTGGCTGTATTGTCGGAAATCCCGTTCATGAGAATGGCGGGCAGTTGGATTCATAGAATAGGCTTGCTTCCCATTACTTTATTGGCTGGAGCAGGCTCGTTGATTCGCTGGGGACTGTATTTTAGCGAACCGAGTTTAGCTACGGTATACGTGACTTCGGTCATCCAAGGGTTTTCATTGGGCCTATTCATTCCTGCAGCCTTACAGTATATCCGCAAAGTTGTCCCAGCCCATATTACCGTTACGGCCATTACGCTTTATTCGGCAATCGGCAATGGATTGGGAAATTGGTTCAGCACCTTTACTGGCGGAATCATCCTGGATCATTCAGGTATATATGCAGTGTATTTCTTCTACGGGGTACTTACCCTGATTGGCATGCTGCTTACAATCTGGCTTATGAGATTGGATAATGAACATAAAGTGCCAAGGATAAAAGCCGACAAATTAGAAATGTAA
- a CDS encoding LysM peptidoglycan-binding domain-containing protein, which translates to MKKSILSLAAAAAISGAFTIPVQAEDVKVKDGDTLWGISQTYKVSIEDIKSWNDLSSDSIYVGETIHISQEQHHKVKSGETLSEIAHKYDVSVHDIKSWNDLNSDTIHPDQDLVIKPAGNKVEAASAGPEQTSEQAAPEEQEKPAEQSKPAEQAKPAEQEKPAEQPEKADSNQESNDQAGVEKELTVRATAYTADCQGCSGTTATGVDLKANPNAKVISVDPSVIPLGSKVYVEGYGYATAADTGSAIKGNRVDLFVPNEQDANNWGVKNVKVQILN; encoded by the coding sequence ATGAAAAAATCAATCTTATCGTTAGCGGCAGCGGCTGCAATATCCGGTGCATTCACCATTCCGGTACAAGCAGAAGATGTCAAAGTGAAAGATGGAGACACATTATGGGGGATATCTCAAACATATAAAGTATCAATAGAAGATATTAAGTCTTGGAATGATTTGTCTTCAGACTCGATTTATGTAGGAGAAACCATACATATCTCTCAAGAACAGCATCATAAAGTCAAGTCAGGGGAGACATTATCGGAAATAGCACACAAATATGATGTATCGGTACATGATATTAAATCTTGGAACGACCTAAATTCCGACACGATCCATCCGGATCAGGATTTAGTCATCAAGCCGGCAGGCAACAAAGTGGAAGCGGCGAGCGCAGGTCCTGAGCAAACATCAGAGCAGGCTGCACCGGAGGAACAAGAGAAGCCGGCAGAACAATCTAAACCAGCAGAACAAGCTAAACCAGCAGAACAAGAGAAGCCAGCTGAACAACCAGAAAAGGCAGATTCAAACCAGGAATCCAACGATCAAGCGGGTGTGGAAAAAGAATTGACTGTCAGAGCAACGGCTTACACGGCTGATTGTCAAGGCTGCAGCGGCACTACAGCAACAGGGGTTGATTTGAAAGCCAATCCGAATGCAAAAGTGATTTCCGTAGATCCATCAGTCATTCCGCTAGGTTCAAAAGTTTATGTGGAGGGGTATGGATACGCAACAGCTGCCGATACTGGAAGTGCCATCAAGGGAAATAGAGTGGACCTTTTTGTTCCTAATGAACAGGACGCCAATAATTGGGGCGTTAAAAATGTTAAAGTTCAAATCCTGAATTAA
- a CDS encoding cold-shock protein codes for MYRRNNTEEIIPEETKVWECTSEDCKGWIRDNFTSNDEHVCPLCSSEMKPGTRMLQAINNPRNY; via the coding sequence ATGTATAGAAGAAATAATACGGAAGAAATCATTCCTGAAGAAACAAAGGTATGGGAATGTACATCAGAAGATTGCAAAGGGTGGATCCGCGATAACTTTACAAGTAATGATGAACATGTTTGCCCGCTATGCAGCAGTGAGATGAAACCCGGAACCAGAATGCTTCAAGCGATCAACAATCCCAGAAATTATTAA
- a CDS encoding cold-inducible protein YdjO-related protein: protein MYFGKKNSEEPEIIMEDTIVYACGSADCNGWMRKDFASENYDCPMCGSQLIEEVRELPKIENEYNAFK, encoded by the coding sequence ATGTATTTTGGCAAAAAGAATTCAGAGGAACCAGAAATCATTATGGAAGATACGATAGTATATGCATGCGGATCAGCAGATTGCAATGGTTGGATGAGAAAGGATTTTGCCTCGGAAAACTATGATTGCCCAATGTGCGGCAGTCAATTGATCGAAGAGGTCAGGGAACTGCCAAAAATCGAAAATGAATATAATGCATTTAAATAA
- the recQ gene encoding DNA helicase RecQ: protein MMEKAREYLQQYYGYESFRKGQEQIIEQVLKGMNTAGIMPTGGGKSICYQIPALLLPGVTLVISPLISLMKDQVDALEQNGIDATFLNSSISGLESSKRMNDIKQGRYKLVYVAPERLENPAFQQELFSVEISLVAIDEAHCISQWGHDFRPSYLKIKTLLKNMPAEPTVLALTATATPHVIDDICQSLGISKEHAISTGFSRDNLFFSVVKEENRGRFLMRYVEKNKNESGIIYAATRKEVDSLHAKLNKAGFKTGRYHAGMNEQDRSKQQDEFIRDEVSLMVATSAFGMGIDKSNVRYVIHYQTPKNMESYYQEAGRAGRDGLESECILLYSPQDMQIQRFLIDQSNPSQEWQAQELKKLNKMKDYCFTEGCLQAFILRYFGEEAPEDCGHCENCTDKRDSVDVTTQAQMVLSCMLRMGERFGKMMISQVLTGSRNKKVEEFGFQKLSTYGIINNQTAKDVGDFIDFLTAKQYIEMTGGQFPVLKVTNSGREVLLGHKKVLRKEMKHVSSISVDHGLFEELRQLRKEMAANENVPPFIIFSDASLKDMAAKLPGTEQAFLDVKGVGTQKFERFGAAFLERISQYVQAHPEVETNTMVTKETSKRSTTPSHLESYRLYQEGKSMKEIGALRGLSTISIENHLLKCAQEHMDIKWEDIFSDEEYGLVLETALQLNSEKLKPLKEALPEHISYFMIKAIMVKAGMEKR from the coding sequence TTGATGGAGAAGGCACGTGAATATTTACAGCAGTATTATGGTTATGAATCATTTAGAAAAGGACAGGAACAGATTATCGAACAGGTGTTAAAAGGAATGAATACAGCCGGTATCATGCCTACGGGCGGGGGTAAATCCATATGTTATCAAATTCCGGCACTTCTGTTGCCTGGTGTTACACTCGTGATATCCCCGCTTATTTCCTTGATGAAGGATCAAGTAGACGCCCTCGAACAAAATGGGATTGATGCCACATTTCTGAATAGCTCCATTTCAGGTTTGGAATCTTCAAAGAGAATGAACGATATTAAGCAAGGACGGTATAAGCTGGTATACGTTGCTCCTGAAAGACTGGAAAACCCTGCATTTCAACAGGAGTTGTTTAGTGTGGAAATTTCATTGGTCGCCATTGACGAGGCTCATTGTATCTCTCAATGGGGCCATGACTTCCGGCCAAGCTATTTAAAAATCAAAACTTTGCTGAAGAACATGCCAGCAGAGCCGACTGTCCTGGCCTTGACGGCGACAGCGACCCCGCACGTTATTGATGATATATGTCAGTCCCTTGGTATATCCAAGGAGCATGCCATTTCAACGGGATTCTCCAGGGATAACTTATTTTTTTCGGTTGTGAAGGAAGAAAATCGCGGCCGGTTTTTAATGCGCTATGTTGAAAAAAACAAAAATGAATCGGGCATTATCTATGCGGCAACCAGGAAAGAAGTGGATTCATTGCATGCGAAGCTTAATAAAGCTGGCTTCAAAACAGGACGCTATCATGCTGGGATGAATGAGCAGGATCGTTCAAAACAGCAAGATGAATTCATTCGTGATGAAGTTTCTTTGATGGTTGCGACTTCGGCCTTTGGCATGGGGATCGATAAATCGAATGTTAGGTACGTCATTCATTATCAAACTCCAAAGAATATGGAAAGTTATTATCAGGAAGCGGGCCGTGCAGGCCGTGATGGTTTGGAAAGTGAATGCATCCTGTTGTATTCCCCGCAAGATATGCAAATTCAGCGATTCTTGATCGATCAATCAAACCCATCGCAGGAGTGGCAAGCTCAGGAGCTGAAGAAGTTAAATAAAATGAAGGACTATTGCTTTACCGAAGGGTGTTTGCAGGCATTCATTCTTCGGTATTTTGGGGAAGAAGCCCCCGAGGATTGCGGTCATTGCGAGAATTGTACGGATAAACGCGATTCCGTGGACGTAACGACCCAGGCACAGATGGTGCTTTCGTGCATGCTGCGCATGGGTGAGCGATTTGGCAAGATGATGATTTCCCAGGTGCTGACAGGTTCACGGAATAAGAAAGTGGAGGAGTTTGGCTTTCAGAAGCTTTCGACTTATGGGATCATCAATAATCAAACGGCAAAGGATGTTGGCGATTTCATTGATTTCCTGACAGCTAAGCAGTATATCGAAATGACGGGCGGGCAATTCCCTGTACTGAAAGTAACCAATTCCGGCAGGGAGGTCCTTTTGGGGCATAAAAAAGTACTTCGAAAAGAAATGAAGCATGTTAGCAGCATCAGTGTCGATCATGGGTTGTTTGAAGAATTACGGCAATTAAGAAAAGAAATGGCTGCAAATGAAAATGTCCCGCCATTCATTATTTTTTCCGATGCTTCCTTAAAGGATATGGCTGCAAAACTGCCTGGAACGGAACAGGCATTCCTTGACGTCAAAGGGGTGGGCACCCAGAAGTTCGAGCGATTCGGCGCAGCGTTCCTCGAAAGGATTTCCCAATATGTACAGGCACATCCTGAAGTTGAAACCAATACAATGGTTACTAAGGAAACAAGTAAGCGCAGCACTACGCCTTCACATCTGGAAAGCTACCGCTTATACCAAGAGGGTAAATCGATGAAAGAAATTGGAGCCTTAAGAGGACTGTCCACGATTTCTATCGAAAATCATTTATTAAAGTGTGCCCAAGAACACATGGATATCAAATGGGAAGATATTTTCTCGGATGAAGAGTACGGTCTCGTATTGGAAACGGCATTACAATTGAATTCTGAAAAACTAAAACCATTGAAAGAAGCCCTGCCTGAACATATTTCATATTTTATGATAAAAGCGATCATGGTGAAAGCAGGGATGGAAAAAAGATAA
- a CDS encoding YitT family protein, giving the protein MIMSDLAGASTAEIMQKKTQHKKLTLRQILQRGLLITIGAVLMAVGLEIFLVPNNVIDGGITGISIMLSYITGWKLGIFLFILNLPFFFIGYKQIGKTFALSTLYGILVLSITTTLLHHVPAFTQDILLASAFGGMILGIGVGMVIRYGGSLDGTEILAILASKKLPFSVGEIVMFFNLFILGSAGFVFSWDRAMYSIIAYFVAYKTMDIVIAGLDESKFVWIISDEFGDIGDAIMHRLGRGVTFLAGEGAYSGDDKKVIFCVINRLEEAKLKDIVKSFDPSAFLAVGDIAEVRGGRFKKKDIH; this is encoded by the coding sequence ATGATTATGTCAGACCTGGCAGGAGCAAGCACAGCGGAAATTATGCAAAAAAAGACCCAGCATAAAAAATTGACGCTAAGACAAATTTTACAGAGAGGTCTTTTGATTACGATCGGCGCAGTTTTGATGGCTGTCGGCCTCGAGATTTTTTTGGTACCGAATAATGTTATCGATGGAGGAATAACAGGGATTTCGATTATGTTATCCTACATAACTGGTTGGAAGCTCGGTATCTTCCTTTTCATCTTGAATCTCCCTTTCTTTTTTATCGGGTATAAACAAATTGGAAAAACCTTCGCATTATCTACCCTGTATGGAATTTTAGTCCTTTCCATAACTACCACATTGCTTCATCACGTACCAGCATTCACACAAGATATCCTCTTAGCATCCGCTTTTGGCGGAATGATTCTTGGCATTGGTGTCGGAATGGTCATTCGATATGGGGGCTCATTGGATGGTACGGAAATACTGGCCATCCTCGCCAGCAAAAAGCTCCCTTTTTCCGTTGGAGAGATTGTCATGTTCTTTAATTTATTCATCCTTGGGAGTGCCGGTTTCGTTTTCTCTTGGGATCGTGCCATGTACTCGATCATTGCGTATTTCGTAGCCTACAAAACGATGGATATCGTTATCGCTGGTTTGGATGAATCCAAATTCGTATGGATCATCAGTGATGAGTTCGGTGATATTGGAGACGCAATCATGCACCGCCTTGGAAGGGGCGTAACCTTTTTGGCTGGTGAAGGCGCTTATTCCGGGGATGATAAAAAAGTTATCTTTTGTGTAATCAACAGGCTTGAGGAAGCAAAGCTTAAGGATATCGTGAAAAGTTTCGACCCGTCTGCCTTCCTTGCCGTGGGTGACATCGCGGAAGTTCGCGGGGGCAGGTTCAAGAAAAAAGATATTCATTGA
- a CDS encoding PAS domain S-box protein, whose protein sequence is MIIAIMEHSIVALNPILFMIAALLIIMACYTALDLLTTFLSVEKYKRLLYIGSSCSMGVALWTLNLVIIFTLDNSGVASYNFSTILFSLLLAISLAAVGLLAISYKTELLQITFCSFMFTMALLSNYMMSILTINHSVQYNPYLLVSTLLIIFSIFATALVIFFYFKRVSQSSLKPLSTLMMSGAIIEGYYLLLRVIPIPVDGKDERGDFVQLTPFMLYLVCLVSLFILASLIGSSTIVGRRLAKSDNTVNDIRHALDQSAIVAITDAKGTITYVNEKFMEISQYEEQELIGTNHSIINSGYHSREFFTDLWVTIGQGQTWNGEICNRTKTGDTYWVDTTIVPFMKKGKPYQYISICSNISPRKKAENDLMGSIQELEDMQYAIDQSSIVAITDAKGVIIDVNEKFSEISGYERNELIGQTHRLVNSGLHSKEFFEEMWRTIHDRKVWKGEIRNKAKDGSFYWVDTTIVPFFGVNGKPFQFLSIRYDITERKQTEEMLHRQDKLAAVGQLAAGVAHEIRNPLTSMKGYTEYLQLDETDETRLEYLEIILDEIHRVNEIVEEFLQLAKPQSLNLETKNIVKIIENVLSLTEFDARKKHVSLKLVGIHEEILVNCDENRIKQVFLNFIKNGMEAMPGGGAIKVMAERKEENVQISIIDTGKGMPPEQLRKLGEPFFTTKKSGNGLGLMISFKIIENHLGKVFVESEVNKGTVFKIVLPIKPVKYAWPRKS, encoded by the coding sequence GTGATCATTGCAATAATGGAACATTCAATCGTAGCATTAAATCCCATCCTGTTTATGATAGCGGCACTTTTAATCATAATGGCCTGTTATACGGCATTGGATTTATTGACAACATTCCTGTCGGTCGAGAAGTATAAGCGCCTTTTATACATAGGAAGCAGCTGTTCGATGGGGGTGGCCCTATGGACACTTAATTTGGTGATCATATTTACACTCGATAATTCAGGAGTTGCATCATACAACTTTTCTACAATATTATTTTCATTACTATTGGCGATATCGCTCGCTGCGGTGGGGCTACTGGCCATTTCGTATAAAACAGAATTGCTGCAAATCACTTTCTGCAGTTTTATGTTTACGATGGCATTATTGTCTAATTATATGATGAGCATTTTAACCATCAATCACTCCGTACAATATAACCCGTATTTGCTTGTGAGTACGCTGCTCATCATTTTTAGCATTTTTGCAACAGCGCTCGTCATCTTCTTTTACTTTAAAAGGGTCAGTCAATCATCATTAAAGCCGCTGAGCACATTGATGATGAGCGGGGCGATCATTGAAGGGTATTATCTTTTGTTGCGGGTGATACCGATACCGGTCGACGGTAAGGACGAGCGGGGGGATTTTGTACAACTTACCCCATTCATGCTTTACCTAGTCTGCTTAGTTTCTTTGTTCATCCTTGCCAGCCTGATTGGTTCAAGTACGATCGTTGGTCGGCGTTTGGCAAAAAGTGATAATACGGTGAATGATATCAGGCATGCGTTAGATCAATCTGCAATCGTCGCTATCACGGATGCAAAAGGGACCATCACTTATGTGAACGAAAAGTTCATGGAAATATCGCAATATGAAGAGCAGGAACTAATCGGCACGAATCATTCCATCATCAATTCAGGCTACCATTCAAGAGAGTTTTTCACAGATCTATGGGTCACGATTGGCCAGGGGCAGACATGGAATGGTGAAATCTGCAATCGAACTAAAACCGGCGATACGTATTGGGTGGATACAACCATCGTTCCGTTTATGAAAAAGGGTAAACCTTATCAATATATTTCAATCTGTTCAAATATCTCGCCACGGAAAAAGGCGGAAAATGACTTGATGGGATCCATACAGGAACTAGAGGATATGCAATATGCCATCGATCAGTCCTCAATCGTTGCCATCACGGATGCAAAAGGTGTCATTATCGATGTGAATGAAAAGTTCTCAGAGATTTCCGGATATGAAAGAAATGAATTGATCGGCCAGACTCATAGGTTGGTCAATTCGGGGCTTCACTCCAAGGAGTTCTTCGAGGAGATGTGGCGAACCATCCATGATCGGAAGGTTTGGAAGGGGGAAATCAGGAACAAGGCAAAGGATGGGAGCTTCTATTGGGTGGATACAACCATCGTTCCGTTTTTCGGAGTGAATGGAAAGCCTTTTCAGTTTTTATCCATCCGGTATGATATAACAGAGCGTAAGCAAACGGAAGAGATGCTTCATCGGCAGGATAAATTGGCGGCAGTTGGGCAGCTTGCTGCTGGCGTTGCACATGAAATCAGGAATCCGCTGACTTCCATGAAAGGGTATACGGAATACCTGCAACTAGACGAAACGGACGAAACCAGGTTGGAATATCTCGAGATCATTCTCGATGAAATCCATCGGGTCAATGAGATCGTGGAAGAGTTCTTGCAATTGGCCAAACCGCAGTCCTTAAATTTGGAAACGAAGAATATCGTGAAAATCATTGAAAATGTTTTATCACTGACGGAGTTTGATGCAAGAAAGAAGCACGTATCGCTTAAACTCGTTGGCATCCATGAAGAAATACTCGTTAATTGTGATGAGAATCGGATAAAACAAGTGTTTCTCAATTTCATTAAAAATGGGATGGAAGCGATGCCAGGTGGTGGAGCCATTAAAGTCATGGCTGAACGTAAAGAGGAAAACGTGCAAATCTCGATAATCGATACAGGAAAGGGAATGCCGCCTGAGCAGCTAAGGAAACTGGGGGAACCGTTTTTCACCACAAAAAAATCGGGAAATGGCTTAGGCTTGATGATCAGCTTCAAAATCATTGAAAACCATTTGGGAAAAGTCTTTGTTGAAAGCGAGGTCAATAAAGGTACGGTCTTTAAGATCGTGCTTCCGATTAAACCTGTAAAGTACGCTTGGCCCCGTAAATCATGA
- a CDS encoding spore coat protein CotJB, giving the protein MNKLDDEYYNLLEQIQAADFVLVELTHYLDTHPNDQQALLQFNQFHEYSRQLKAVFEPKYGPLLGFGNSSGGENKWEWGQGPWPWQV; this is encoded by the coding sequence ATGAATAAACTGGATGATGAATATTATAATTTGCTTGAACAAATACAAGCTGCGGATTTTGTGCTTGTCGAGCTGACTCATTATTTGGATACCCATCCTAATGACCAGCAGGCCCTGCTGCAATTCAATCAATTCCATGAATATTCCAGGCAACTGAAAGCGGTTTTTGAACCTAAATACGGTCCCTTATTGGGATTCGGAAACAGTTCCGGCGGTGAAAATAAATGGGAATGGGGCCAAGGCCCCTGGCCTTGGCAAGTATAA
- the cotJC gene encoding spore coat protein CotJC, with amino-acid sequence MWVYEKKLQYPVKVRDCNPRLAKYLIEQYGGADGELAAALRYLNQRYTIPDKVIGLLTDIGTEEFAHLEMIATMIYKLTKDAKPQQMAEAGLGDHYVNHDSALFYHDAAGNPWTATYIQAKGDPIADLYEDIAAEEKARATYQWLIDISDDPDINDSLRFLREREIVHSMRFREAVEILKDEQGKKKIF; translated from the coding sequence ATGTGGGTTTATGAAAAGAAGCTGCAATACCCGGTTAAAGTCAGGGACTGCAATCCTAGATTGGCAAAATATTTAATTGAACAATACGGGGGAGCCGATGGAGAATTGGCAGCTGCCCTTCGTTACTTAAATCAGCGCTACACGATTCCTGACAAAGTGATTGGATTGTTAACCGATATCGGAACGGAAGAATTCGCTCATCTGGAAATGATCGCTACGATGATATATAAGCTCACGAAGGACGCCAAGCCACAACAAATGGCTGAAGCAGGACTTGGAGATCATTATGTCAATCATGATAGTGCACTGTTTTATCATGATGCGGCAGGAAACCCATGGACAGCCACGTATATCCAAGCAAAAGGGGATCCGATTGCCGATCTTTATGAAGATATTGCCGCTGAAGAGAAGGCGCGAGCAACGTATCAGTGGTTAATTGACATCTCAGACGACCCGGATATCAATGATTCCCTAAGGTTTTTACGCGAAAGGGAAATTGTCCATAGCATGAGATTTAGAGAGGCAGTGGAGATTTTAAAAGATGAACAAGGTAAAAAGAAGATTTTTTGA
- a CDS encoding S1-like domain-containing RNA-binding protein, protein MQKIQAGMAVELEVERKADFGWFLTDGSEDVLLHHNETNEGTELEIGDAVTVFIYHDKQARLTATMKIPDIQIDRYGWAEVVNVKRKLGVFVNIGLSKDILVSLDDLPNIDRLWPEVGDRLYVSLKTDRNDRLFGKLATEDVIQEIAVKAPLKGVRNTTVSGNVYRLLMVGSFFVSQEGYRCFIHESERKEEPRLGELVEGRVIDSKEDGTLNVSLIPFKQDLMGEDADVIFKYLMNRGGAMPYGDKTPPDDIQFHFGLSKGAFKRALGKLMKEDKIYQEDGWTYSSDRK, encoded by the coding sequence ATGCAAAAAATTCAGGCCGGCATGGCTGTAGAGTTAGAAGTGGAACGTAAGGCGGATTTCGGCTGGTTTTTAACGGATGGTTCAGAAGATGTCTTACTTCATCATAATGAAACGAACGAAGGAACGGAGCTTGAGATTGGTGATGCGGTGACGGTATTCATCTATCATGATAAACAAGCTAGGCTTACGGCGACTATGAAAATCCCCGACATTCAAATCGATCGATATGGATGGGCGGAAGTTGTCAATGTGAAAAGGAAGCTTGGGGTGTTTGTGAACATCGGACTCTCCAAAGATATCCTTGTATCTCTTGATGATCTTCCGAATATTGACCGCTTGTGGCCGGAGGTAGGCGATCGGCTTTATGTATCCTTGAAGACCGATCGCAATGACCGGTTATTCGGTAAGCTTGCAACCGAAGATGTAATCCAGGAGATTGCCGTGAAGGCTCCTTTAAAAGGAGTCCGTAATACAACCGTGAGCGGGAATGTCTACCGGCTGCTCATGGTCGGATCATTCTTTGTATCACAAGAAGGCTATCGCTGCTTCATTCATGAAAGTGAACGCAAGGAGGAGCCTCGCCTTGGGGAATTAGTGGAGGGCCGCGTCATAGACAGTAAGGAAGATGGTACGCTGAACGTCTCTCTCATTCCGTTTAAACAAGATTTGATGGGTGAAGATGCCGATGTCATTTTCAAGTATTTAATGAATCGTGGCGGAGCGATGCCTTATGGAGACAAAACGCCTCCGGATGATATTCAATTTCACTTCGGTTTAAGCAAGGGAGCGTTCAAACGTGCTCTTGGCAAATTGATGAAGGAAGACAAGATTTATCAGGAAGACGGCTGGACTTATTCTTCAGATCGTAAATGA